The proteins below are encoded in one region of Phaseolus vulgaris cultivar G19833 chromosome 1, P. vulgaris v2.0, whole genome shotgun sequence:
- the LOC137816106 gene encoding uncharacterized protein, protein MSFKLFSLKSLIERKNPQETTDELAIVKAAARAWYQHGSGSKAKAKSEFEVTRSQSLARPSRYKLEAMRMAKETASVHTIKPLLDSYEVQCISKQLDRLIKESGNNNADNSDRKDNGNRRMENKKRINRRAYTPLSVKCVPAVNLAICLPKANNHL, encoded by the coding sequence ATGTCCTTCAAGCTCTTCTCTCTGAAATCTCTGATTGAGAGAAAGAATCCTCAAGAAACCACAGATGAATTGGCCATTGTGAAAGCTGCTGCACGGGCATGGTACCAGCATGGTTCAGGTTCTAAAGCAAAGGCCAAGAGTGAGTTTGAAGTCACAAGATCTCAAAGTCTAGCAAGGCCTTCACGTTACAAGTTAGAAGCTATGAGAATGGCCAAGGAAACAGCATCAGTTCACACAATTAAACCTCTTCTTGACTCGTATGAAGTTCAATGCATTTCAAAGCAATTGGATAGGCTTATTAAAGAGTCTGGCAACAACAATGCAGATAACAGTGATCGTAAGGATAATGGTAACAGAAGGATGGAGAATAAGAAGAGGATCAACAGAAGGGCTTATACTCCTTTGTCAGTCAAATGTGTACCTGCGGTTAATCTAGCTATTTGTCTGCCAAAGGCCAATAATCATTTATGA
- the LOC137814954 gene encoding glutamine synthetase PR-1 → MSLLSDLINLNLSDTTEKVIAEYIWIGGSGLDLRSKARTLPGPVTNPSQLPKWNYDGSSTGQAPGQDSEVIIYPQAIFKDPFRRGNNILVMCDAYTPAGEPIPTNKRHNAAKIFSNPDVVAEEPWYGIEQEYTLLQKEVNWPVGWPVGGFPGPQGPYYCGVGADKAFGRDIVDAHYKACVYAGINISGINGEVMPGQWEFQVGPAVGISAGDELWVARYILERITEVAGVVLSFDPKPIKGDWNGAGAHTNYSTKTMRNDGGYEEIKSAIQKLGKRHKEHIAAYGEGNERRLTGRHETADINTFLWGVANRGASIRVGRDTEKAGKGYFEDRRPASNMDPYVVTSMIADTTILWKP, encoded by the exons ATGTCGCTGCTCTCAGATCTCATCAACCTTAACCTCTCCGACACCACCGAGAAGGTCATCGCAGAGTACATATG GATCGGTGGATCAGGATTGGATCTAAGGAGCAAAGCAAGG ACTCTCCCAGGACCAGTTACCAACCCTTCACAGCTGCCTAAGTGGAACTATGATGGTTCCAGCACAGGTCAAGCCCCTGGACAAGACAGTGAAGTGATTATATA CCCACAAGCCATTTTCAAGGATCCATTCAGAAGGGGTAACAATATCTTG GTTATGTGTGATGCTTACACTCCAGCTGGAGAACCCATTCCCACTAACAAGAGGCACAATGCTGCCAAGATATTCAGCAATCCTGATGTTGTTGCTGAAGAACCCTG GTACGGTATTGAGCAGGAATACACCTTGTTGCAGAAAGAAGTGAACTGGCCTGTTGGGTGGCCTGTTGGTGGTTTCCCTGGACCTCAG GGACCTTACTATTGTGGTGTTGGTGCTGACAAGGCTTTTGGGCGTGACATTGTTGACGCACATTACAAAGCCTGTGTCTATGCTGGCATCAACATCAGTGGAATTAATGGAGAGGTGATGCCTGGTCAG TGGGAATTCCAAGTTGGACCTGCAGTTGGGATCTCAGCTGGTGACGAGTTGTGGGTAGCTCGTTACATCTTGGAG AGGATCACTGAGGTTGCTGGTGTGGTGCTTTCCTTTGACCCCAAGCCAATCAAG GGTGATTGGAATGGTGCTGGTGCTCACACCAACTACAG CACCAAGACAATGAGAAATGATGGTGGCTATGAAGAAATCAAATCAGCTATACAGAAATTGGGGAAGAGGCACAAGGAGCATATCGCTGCTTATGGAGAAGGCAATGAACGCCGTCTGACAGGACGACACGAAACTGCCGACATCAACACCTTCCTATGG GGAGTTGCAAACCGTGGAGCTTCTATTAGAGTTGGGAGGGACACAGAGAAAGCAGGGAAGGGTTACTTTGAGGACAGGAGACCTGCTTCTAACATGGACCCCTATGTTGTCACTTCCATGATTGCAGACACAACCATTCTGTGGAAGCCATGA
- the LOC137814951 gene encoding uncharacterized protein isoform X3, translating to MDCYIWTSMTLGISAGVAYAENVRTEASSNSDPGEDLIGLRKIEDGSVVSNLHTAKWRVFTDKAREFFQQGKLDEAEKLFLSAVQEAKEGFGEQDPHVASACNNLAEFYRVKKAFDKAEPLYLEAINILEESFGPDDVRVGVAVHNLGQFYLGQQKLEEARVNYERALKIKRRVLGFGHSECSDTMYHLGVVLYLQGKERDAEVLIKDSIRMLEEGGEGESHVCIRRLRYLSQIYMKSHQVAEAEMVQRKILHVMELSKGWNSLATVIAAESLALTLLASGNTKDSKDLLERCLNVRKDLLPSDHIQIGANLLHLARVALVDCSQHKELDVSRAKAELDIAKNYLHNSIRIARECLKKVSKQKDKLKKNSKPGDSRKEDQAALIILLQSLNTLSSMELDKQEVQKIQEGDTNLEAQEALLQCISAYKEFVSERSIADTPEIKNEYLSCLKRAQNLLGHKLH from the exons CAATGACTTTAGGAATTAGTGCCGGTGTCGCATATGCAGAAAATGTGAGAACTGAAGCATCTTCTAACAGTGACCCAGGAGAGGACTTAATTGGCTTGAGAAAGATTGAGGATGGTTCTGTCGTATCAAACTTACATACAGCAAAATGGAGAGTCTTTACTGATAAAGCTAGAGAATTTTTTCAACAG GGAAAACTAGACGAAGCTGAAAAACTCTTCCTTTCCGCCGTACAAGAAGCTAAAGAAGGTTTTGGCGAGCAAGATCCGCACGTTGCTTCTGCATGCAACAATCTG GCCGAATTCTACAGGGTTAAAAAGGCATTTGACAAAGCAGAACCATTGTATTTGGAAGCCATCAATATATTAGAGGAATCTTTTGGTCCTGATGATGTACG GGTTGGAGTTGCTGTTCACAACCTTGGGCAGTTCTACCTTGGACAACAGAAATTGGAAGAAGCCCGTGTTAACTATGAG CGCGCTTTGAAG ATAAAAAGGCGCGTTCTGGGGTTTGGCCATTCAGAATGTTCAGATACAATGTATCATCTAGGAGTG GTGTTGTATCTTCAAGGAAAAGAAAGGGATGCTGAGGTCCTTATTAAGGACTCTATAAGAATGCTAGAG GAAGGTGGTGAAGGAGAGTCACATGTATGCATTAGAAGACTACGATACCTCTCACAG ATATATATGAAGTCACATCAAGTTGCTGAAGCTGAAATGGTCCAGAGAAAGATCCTGCATGTTATGGAATTGTCAAAG GGATGGAATTCCTTGGCCACAGTTATTGCAGCTGAATCTCTGGCTTTGACCCTTCTAGCATCTGGCAATACAAAAGATTCGAAAGATCTTCTTGAAAG ATGTCTTAATGTCCGGAAGGACTTGCTTCCCAGTGACCATATTCAG ATTGGTGCAAACCTACTTCATCTAGCAAGAGTGGCATTGGTTGACTGCAGTCAACATAAAGAGTTGGATGTTTCTAGAGCTAAAGCTGAGCTTGACATTGCAAAGAATTATTTGCATAATTCCATAAG GATTGCACGTGAATGTTTAAAGAAGGTATCAAAACAAAAGGACAAGTTaaagaaaaacagtaagcctGGAGATTCTAGAAAGGAAGACCAAGCAGCATTGATCATATTG TTGCAATCACTCAATACATTGTCATCAATGGAGTTAGATAAGCAAGAAGTGCAAAAGATTCAG GAAGGGGATACTAACCTCGAGGCTCAGGAGGCACTTCTTCAATGCATTTCTGCTTACAAGGAG TTTGTATCTGAGAGGTCAATTGCTGATACCCCTGAAATAAAGAACGAGTACCTTTCATGTTTAAAGCGCGCTCAAAATTTGCTTGGACATAAACTTCATTAG